The genomic DNA GTGCTCGCGCACCTCCATGGCGGCGCGCGTGGAGGCGGGGCCGTCCTGGGTGCTGATGCGCAGCCAGTGCTCGCGCGCCCGTGCGTAGGCCAGGCCGAAATCCTCCCAGCCGTCGAAGCTGTCCTGCGCGCGCTGGGCGTTGAGGAACAGCACGGGCCACGCCTGCGCCTCGGGCACCCAGCCGAGCAGTGCGATGCAGCGCACCAGGAAGGCGGTGCGCGCGCAGTCGAAGGCCAGCGCATCGCGCACACGGCCCTGGGCCGCGAGTTGCTCGTAGAAGCCATCGTGCGAACGGCCGAGGCCGCCGACCCAGCCGGTGAGCGCGGCCTGCATGCGCGCGGGAATGGCGGCGGCGGGCAGGTCGGCGGGGAAGTTCATTTCCCTCAGCACCTGGCGCGCGAGTTGCTCACTTTTTTCGGCAGGCAGTTCGAGCGCGAGCGTGTCGCCGTTGCAAGGCAGGCCATTGCGAATCAGCAGGATGTCCGCGAGCGCAAGGGCCCAGCGGCGCCTGTTGGGCGCCGCGTTGTCGGCTGCGGCGCGGGCGGCGCGCAGTGCCGGGTCTTCC from Variovorax sp. V93 includes the following:
- a CDS encoding DUF1266 domain-containing protein; the protein is MLKLLLWLVGLGLLFFAWRVAVVLSGLMREDRETTAPGSQGAAAPAREDPALRAARAAADNAAPNRRRWALALADILLIRNGLPCNGDTLALELPAEKSEQLARQVLREMNFPADLPAAAIPARMQAALTGWVGGLGRSHDGFYEQLAAQGRVRDALAFDCARTAFLVRCIALLGWVPEAQAWPVLFLNAQRAQDSFDGWEDFGLAYARAREHWLRISTQDGPASTRAAMEVREHLHNVEGSWLMLPWKRYRIFDPQTLPA